Proteins from one Flavobacterium sp. N2038 genomic window:
- the frr gene encoding ribosome recycling factor: MTEEIDFILESTEESMNGSIAHLEKEFLNIRAGKASPAMLGSVFVDYYGSATPLSQVSKISVPDARTITLQPFEKNMLSVIEKAIMVANIGFNPMNNGDVIIISVPPLTEERRRDLAKQAKSEAEDAKIGIRNSRKDANTDIKKLEKEGTSEDICKSAEEEVQNLTNAYIKKIDELLAAKEAEIMKV; encoded by the coding sequence ATGACTGAAGAAATAGATTTCATATTAGAAAGTACTGAAGAATCAATGAATGGTTCGATTGCGCATTTAGAGAAAGAATTTCTAAATATTCGTGCAGGAAAAGCTTCTCCAGCAATGCTTGGAAGTGTTTTTGTTGATTACTACGGATCTGCAACACCTCTTTCTCAGGTTTCTAAAATTAGTGTACCTGATGCCAGAACAATTACTTTGCAACCGTTTGAAAAAAACATGTTGTCTGTAATCGAAAAAGCAATTATGGTTGCCAATATTGGTTTTAACCCAATGAACAACGGAGACGTTATTATCATTAGCGTGCCACCATTAACAGAAGAGCGTCGTCGTGATTTGGCAAAACAAGCAAAATCTGAAGCTGAAGATGCTAAAATCGGTATTCGTAACTCACGTAAAGACGCTAATACTGATATTAAGAAACTAGAAAAAGAAGGAACTTCTGAAGACATTTGCAAATCTGCAGAAGAAGAAGTTCAGAACCTTACAAATGCTTATATCAAAAAAATTGATGAATTATTGGCTGCAAAAGAAGCCGAAATCATGAAAGTATAA
- a CDS encoding DUF5686 and carboxypeptidase regulatory-like domain-containing protein produces the protein MKLFCLLTLFFTLSIQAQFQINGIVTDPNNKPLPFATITTSDSNNTITDVDGKFVFQASSKAITFAVSYIGFQTKIITTTENKKFYAISLSQKTDDLKEVVVSNENPALTIIKKVIAAKNKNNPQKKLNSFEYKTYNKLIVTANPDSIDGRIDSSAAYKDFNKRQINIDSSDYKFKEIISKQHLFQTEKVSQYQFGNNKLKETILGTKMAGFKQPVYEIIAFNLQSISVYDAKYELLETKHQSPIANNAPADYSYKLLDTVSIKGRDTYMIYFKNKNRRKSNGLEGVLYIDQENFAVAKAVMRIKGVLDISGIHEFNYVPEEKIWFQSNTTFKIVKGKNDDDIKILGGTIQFDGDVEADYEPRKKVASDFTYLLSESNNFDIHYNTNPIIKNPSLYIEIKDDASKKPESFWNQYRKDSLDLKGQKTYQLIDSLSLSKRIEKRLGLGRKIINGYLPLGPVDLDLKKIISYNNYEGFRLGLGGITNDRFSKYFRLEGYGAYGTKDGAFKYNFGSGVLLNKNSNTWLNASYTDDVREIASTLFAVDKRVFKIYDPRPINISTFYKYIGWKANVQTKIIPKTEAVFELARTYVEPKFDYLFNYNGQLYSSYVMTTAMASIVWAPFSNFMQTPTGRTETDKRFPRFTFQYTQSLPNVLGNDFTFSKIDFKTEYEKKYLNGQKTSLLLQGGYAMGDVPITHLYNTMPNNLNKETVIQRITFAGRNSFETMFFNEFFSSQYVFFQIKHGFDRIKIMRKVRPSLVLVTRMAWGNMENPEQHVGPDYKTLDKGFFESGVELNKIFKGFGLGGFYRYGPNQLMKFEDNIAVKISYVLDLGL, from the coding sequence ATGAAGCTATTTTGTTTATTGACTTTGTTTTTTACGCTTAGTATTCAGGCGCAATTTCAAATAAACGGAATCGTGACCGATCCAAATAACAAACCACTGCCTTTTGCTACCATAACTACTTCAGACAGTAATAATACTATTACTGATGTAGATGGAAAATTCGTTTTCCAAGCGTCATCAAAAGCCATAACTTTTGCCGTTTCTTATATTGGGTTTCAAACCAAAATCATTACAACAACTGAGAATAAAAAATTTTACGCTATTTCTCTTTCTCAAAAAACAGACGACCTTAAAGAGGTTGTTGTTTCTAATGAAAATCCGGCATTAACGATTATAAAAAAAGTTATAGCAGCTAAAAACAAAAACAATCCGCAAAAAAAACTAAATAGTTTTGAATACAAAACGTACAATAAACTTATTGTAACCGCCAATCCTGACTCAATCGATGGCAGAATTGACTCATCTGCAGCTTATAAAGACTTCAACAAAAGACAAATCAATATTGATTCATCTGATTATAAGTTTAAAGAAATAATCAGTAAACAGCATTTATTTCAAACCGAAAAAGTTTCTCAATACCAATTTGGAAACAACAAACTAAAAGAAACCATTCTGGGCACCAAAATGGCGGGATTCAAACAACCCGTCTATGAAATTATTGCGTTTAACCTGCAATCTATCTCGGTTTATGATGCAAAATACGAACTGCTGGAAACCAAACACCAAAGCCCTATTGCCAATAATGCCCCAGCCGATTACAGTTATAAACTTCTTGACACTGTATCGATCAAAGGCCGCGATACTTATATGATTTACTTTAAAAACAAAAACAGAAGAAAATCAAATGGTCTTGAAGGTGTTTTGTATATCGATCAGGAAAACTTTGCAGTTGCCAAAGCTGTCATGCGTATCAAAGGTGTTTTGGACATCAGTGGTATTCATGAATTTAATTATGTTCCCGAAGAAAAAATATGGTTTCAAAGCAATACTACTTTTAAAATTGTAAAAGGAAAAAATGATGATGATATAAAAATTTTAGGTGGAACGATTCAGTTTGATGGAGATGTAGAAGCAGATTATGAACCCAGAAAAAAAGTAGCTTCAGATTTCACCTATTTACTTTCAGAGAGTAATAATTTTGACATTCATTACAACACAAATCCAATTATAAAAAACCCATCGCTTTATATTGAAATTAAAGACGATGCCAGTAAAAAACCGGAGAGCTTCTGGAATCAGTACAGAAAAGACAGTTTAGACCTTAAAGGTCAAAAAACATATCAATTAATAGACAGCTTGTCTTTGAGCAAAAGAATTGAAAAACGTTTAGGTTTGGGCCGAAAAATTATAAACGGATACCTTCCGCTTGGGCCGGTTGATCTAGATCTAAAAAAAATAATCAGTTATAATAATTACGAAGGTTTTCGATTAGGTCTTGGTGGCATTACAAATGACCGCTTTTCCAAATACTTCCGTCTGGAAGGGTATGGAGCTTACGGAACAAAAGACGGTGCATTTAAATACAATTTTGGCTCCGGGGTTTTACTAAATAAAAACTCCAACACCTGGCTGAACGCTTCTTATACAGATGATGTTCGGGAGATTGCAAGTACTTTATTTGCGGTTGACAAACGTGTTTTTAAAATTTATGATCCGCGCCCAATCAACATTAGTACATTCTATAAATATATTGGCTGGAAAGCGAATGTGCAGACTAAAATTATTCCGAAAACCGAAGCTGTATTCGAACTGGCAAGGACATATGTAGAACCAAAATTTGATTATCTTTTTAATTACAACGGGCAATTGTATTCGAGTTATGTTATGACAACAGCAATGGCTTCAATTGTTTGGGCGCCATTTAGCAATTTTATGCAAACACCGACCGGAAGAACTGAAACAGATAAAAGATTTCCAAGATTTACTTTTCAATATACACAATCGCTGCCCAATGTTTTAGGAAATGACTTCACCTTCAGCAAAATAGATTTCAAAACTGAATATGAAAAAAAATATCTAAACGGTCAAAAAACAAGTTTACTATTGCAGGGTGGTTACGCAATGGGCGATGTACCAATTACCCATTTGTATAACACTATGCCAAATAACTTAAATAAAGAAACCGTTATTCAGCGTATTACTTTTGCCGGAAGAAACAGTTTTGAAACCATGTTTTTTAATGAGTTCTTCTCTAGTCAATATGTATTTTTCCAGATTAAACATGGATTTGACCGAATTAAAATCATGAGAAAGGTACGTCCATCATTGGTTCTAGTTACCAGAATGGCCTGGGGAAATATGGAAAATCCCGAACAACATGTTGGTCCGGATTATAAAACCTTAGACAAAGGTTTTTTTGAATCGGGAGTTGAACTAAATAAGATCTTTAAAGGTTTTGGTCTGGGCGGATTTTATCGTTATGGACCCAATCAGTTAATGAAATTTGAAGATAACATTGCTGTTAAAATCTCTTATGTTCTGGATTTGGGGCTTTAA